The nucleotide sequence CGCCTTTCTTAGTCCTACTCGAACCTATGCGTGTTTATTGAATATGATTTTGTTTCTGTTCCTGACTACAGCCCGTCCCTCCACCGCTTACTTTGTTCACGGCTTCACAGGTAGCATGGCTGCTCTTTCCTCCCGGATTAAGAACGGTTATACCGCACCTCCCATAAAAGGCGGCACGATTTTCCCGCCCATTGCTTCATCATGCGTATCCACTCCACATCCGGGGCTTTCCACATTCCGATATTCCTATCTTTGCATAATACCCTTGTCCTTTGCGGGCGCAAGAATATCCTTATTGATTTCCTTATCATGCAGCATGGAATGGGCGGTTTCATGCACCATCGTCTTTAAAGTCTGGCTCTCGCTCATACCCTCCTGCACCGCAATCCGTTTTTCTGTGGGGCTGAAGAAACCTTTGGAATCTCCGGGTATATCCTCAAAGCTGATCGGAACCGGAGCAACATAGGTGACTGCCTTAACAAAGTCCTCATACCCCTCCACCGTGGAGAGAAGCTCTTTTGCCTCCAGTTCCGGGATTGGCTCTCCTGATGTTTGCTTGACATCAAACACTGATACCGCACGGAAAGCGGGGATTTTAATCTCCACTTCCTCCGTCTGCGGCATCCCGTCCTGGTCAAGCATGATCTCCCCGGTCACAGGGTCTAACTTATCCCGTTCCTCTTTGATCTTGTAAGGGGCAGGGGCAAGGATACGGATTCCCTTCTCCCCCTTGTTTACATGGCGGTTGAAATTTTTCTGCCATGCCTGGTACCCTGCGACCAGACTGGCGTCAGGGCGCTGTAAGGCTATCAGGAGCGTGTTGTTGACACTGTAATTATGGAATTTAGACATGGTGGAGAGGTAGTTTTTGTACTTCCCGCTCTCAAAAAGTTCTTTTAACCCTTCCTCCAGCTTGTCAGTGATCTCCTTTACTTTCTGTTTTTCTGTTTTTACGTCTGCCATATTTGATTTTCCTTTCCTTTTTCCACACAAAAATACCGCCCTGAATATTTACAAGACGGTATCCCGAAAACAAAAAAAGTGCATGGTATTGATTTTTTCTCTACCATGCACCTGAAGTTACTTTTACTATAAAATTTTTCGTTACAACAGTTTTAATAACTGTATCAGCTCATGCGGCTCCCCTTTGGAGGAATCTGTCAGTCTTGTATCGAACTGCTGAAAACCGTTCTCACGATAGAAAGACAAAAGCCTTTCCTCATCCGCTGCCTCCAAAAAGATAACCATGCCGCCCGCTAAATACTGCAGCCGCTGTATCTGCCGTATTGCAAGCCCTAACAATTCTTTACCTGAAATGCGTTCATTTGCGTCATTATTATAATTTTTCCCAAGCTGTGCGATCAGATACGCCGCAAGATTATAAGTCTGATCCTGTTCATTCAATGTACTTACTCTTGACAGTTTCCTTTTTACGGTATTACTGAATGGTTTTGCGTTTATGGTAATCGGTTTGATTGTGAGTGCAAAATATCCAACCAGCTCTGCATCTTCCGTTGAAAATACCAGATATGTAACCGACTGTTGTTTTTTTGCAAACTCTACAGACT is from Lachnospiraceae bacterium JLR.KK002 and encodes:
- a CDS encoding GNAT family acetyltransferase, which produces MQETSKYTVFNIREYLGDGSHGLGEDTLLQVLSEFSCKINPDVERFIKKQSVEFAKKQQSVTYLVFSTEDAELVGYFALTIKPITINAKPFSNTVKRKLSRVSTLNEQDQTYNLAAYLIAQLGKNYNNDANERISGKELLGLAIRQIQRLQYLAGGMVIFLEAADEERLLSFYRENGFQQFDTRLTDSSKGEPHELIQLLKLL